A single region of the Streptomyces sp. NBC_01381 genome encodes:
- a CDS encoding bifunctional 2-polyprenyl-6-hydroxyphenol methylase/3-demethylubiquinol 3-O-methyltransferase UbiG → MSEASEFDRYGGPSGAPDRTGQAEAFDAIGQHYDDAFPHKEGQLAAGRRIAEALAPGARVLDVGCGTGLPTARQLTDAGHSVLGVDLSSGMLDLARKNVPAPGAEFRLLDVAQLRAEGPDGVGHFDGIVAFFALLMLPREEIPHALRLLHGLLRPDGLLALSMVEADLDDAAIPFLGHTIRVSGYLRDELRQVVRDAGFDILDEDTYSYAPASTGVPPEHQLFLHCRRG, encoded by the coding sequence GTGAGCGAGGCGAGCGAGTTCGACAGGTACGGCGGGCCATCCGGCGCGCCCGACCGCACGGGCCAGGCCGAAGCGTTCGACGCCATCGGGCAGCACTACGACGATGCCTTCCCGCACAAGGAGGGCCAACTGGCCGCCGGGCGCAGGATCGCAGAGGCGCTGGCGCCCGGGGCGAGGGTGCTCGACGTGGGCTGCGGGACCGGACTGCCGACCGCCCGTCAGCTCACCGACGCCGGGCACAGCGTCCTCGGCGTCGATCTGTCGTCCGGCATGCTCGACCTGGCCAGGAAGAACGTGCCTGCGCCGGGCGCCGAGTTCCGCCTGCTCGACGTGGCTCAGCTGCGGGCCGAAGGGCCGGACGGCGTGGGGCACTTCGACGGGATCGTGGCCTTCTTCGCGCTCCTCATGCTGCCGCGCGAGGAGATCCCGCACGCCCTGCGGCTGCTGCACGGACTGCTGCGTCCCGATGGCCTGCTCGCGCTGTCCATGGTCGAGGCAGACCTGGATGACGCGGCAATTCCGTTCCTGGGGCACACAATCCGGGTATCCGGTTACCTGCGGGACGAACTGCGGCAGGTCGTGCGTGACGCGGGCTTCGACATCCTCGATGAGGACACGTACTCCTACGCCCCCGCAAGCACCGGCGTACCACCCGAGCACCAGCTCTTCCTGCACTGCCGACGCGGCTGA
- a CDS encoding aspartate ammonia-lyase: protein MTSDASGEYRIEHDSMGEVRVPAHAKWRAQTQRAVENFPISGQRIERAHIAALAQIKAAAAKVNAELGVLDKDIAEAIADAAGEVAEGRWDEHFPVDVFQTGSGTSSNMNTNEVLATLATERLGRDVHPNDHVNASQSSNDVFPSSIHIAATGAVTGDLIPALEHLAASLERKAEEFADVVKSGRTHLMDATPVTLGQEFGGYAAQVRYGVERLRSSLPRLAELPLGGTAVGTGINTPPGFSAAVIAEVARATGLPLTEARDHFEAQGARDGIVETSGQLRTIGVGLTKISNDLRWMASGPRTGLAEINLPDLQPGSSIMPGKVNPVIPEAVLMVAAQVTGNDATVAAAGAAGNFELNVMLPVIAKNVLESVRLLANASRLLADRTVDGITANRERALEYAESSPSVVTPLNKYIGYEEAAKVAKKALAERKTIREVVLASGYVERGDLTVEQLDAALDVLRMTRP, encoded by the coding sequence ATGACCAGCGACGCCAGTGGTGAGTACCGGATCGAACACGACTCCATGGGCGAGGTGCGGGTCCCCGCGCACGCCAAGTGGCGGGCCCAGACACAGCGGGCGGTGGAGAACTTCCCCATCTCCGGGCAGCGCATCGAACGCGCCCACATCGCCGCTCTCGCGCAGATCAAGGCGGCCGCGGCGAAGGTCAACGCGGAGCTCGGCGTGCTCGACAAGGACATCGCGGAGGCGATCGCCGACGCGGCGGGCGAGGTCGCCGAAGGCCGCTGGGACGAGCACTTCCCGGTGGACGTCTTCCAGACGGGGTCCGGCACGTCGTCGAACATGAACACCAACGAGGTGCTGGCCACGCTCGCCACGGAGCGGCTCGGTCGCGACGTACATCCCAACGACCACGTGAACGCCTCGCAGTCGTCGAACGACGTCTTCCCGTCCTCCATCCACATCGCGGCGACGGGCGCCGTGACGGGCGATCTGATCCCCGCCCTCGAGCACCTCGCCGCATCCCTGGAGCGCAAGGCCGAGGAGTTCGCGGACGTCGTGAAGTCCGGGCGTACGCATCTCATGGACGCGACACCGGTGACGCTCGGCCAGGAGTTCGGCGGCTACGCGGCGCAGGTGCGGTACGGCGTGGAGCGGCTGCGCTCTTCGCTGCCGCGGCTGGCCGAACTGCCGCTGGGCGGAACGGCGGTGGGCACCGGGATCAACACGCCGCCGGGGTTCTCGGCGGCCGTGATCGCGGAGGTGGCGCGGGCCACGGGGCTGCCGCTGACCGAGGCGCGGGACCACTTCGAGGCGCAGGGGGCGCGGGACGGAATCGTCGAGACCAGTGGGCAGTTGCGCACGATCGGCGTCGGCCTGACGAAGATCTCCAACGACCTGCGGTGGATGGCATCCGGGCCCCGGACGGGGCTCGCGGAGATCAACCTGCCCGATCTGCAGCCCGGTTCGTCGATCATGCCGGGCAAGGTGAATCCGGTGATTCCGGAGGCGGTGCTCATGGTCGCCGCGCAGGTCACCGGGAACGACGCGACGGTCGCCGCGGCGGGGGCCGCGGGCAACTTCGAGCTGAACGTGATGCTTCCGGTCATCGCCAAGAACGTCCTGGAGTCCGTGCGGCTGCTCGCCAACGCGTCGCGGCTGCTCGCCGACCGGACGGTGGACGGGATCACGGCGAACCGTGAACGGGCCCTCGAGTACGCCGAGTCCTCGCCTTCCGTCGTCACTCCGCTGAACAAGTACATCGGATACGAGGAGGCGGCGAAGGTGGCGAAGAAGGCACTGGCCGAGCGCAAGACCATCCGGGAGGTCGTGCTGGCTTCCGGGTACGTCGAGCGGGGAGATCTCACGGTGGAGCAGCTCGACGCGGCCCTTGACGTGCTGCGGATGACCCGGCCCTAG
- a CDS encoding DUF402 domain-containing protein codes for MTAHMTPPTTSSDDARWAPGSHVLWRYKENAGDRVHICRPVTVVQDTDELLAVWMAPGTECVKPVLADGSPVHHEPLATRYTKPRALSRDRWFGTGVLKLARPAEPWSVWLFWDPGWQFKNWYVNLEEPRARWAGGIDSEDHFLDISVRPDRSWSWHDEDEFAQAQRAGLMGEAKAQEVRAAGLAAIEVIRAWGAPFSDNWQQWRPDPDWGIPPLPDDWDRTPAHVTS; via the coding sequence ATGACAGCGCACATGACGCCGCCAACGACGAGCAGCGACGACGCACGCTGGGCCCCCGGCTCCCACGTGTTGTGGCGGTACAAGGAGAACGCCGGGGACCGGGTGCACATCTGCCGGCCCGTCACCGTCGTACAGGACACGGACGAGCTGCTCGCCGTGTGGATGGCGCCGGGGACGGAGTGTGTGAAGCCGGTGCTCGCCGACGGGTCGCCCGTCCATCACGAGCCGCTCGCCACCCGGTACACCAAGCCCCGCGCCCTGAGCAGGGACCGCTGGTTCGGCACCGGCGTGCTGAAACTGGCGCGGCCGGCCGAGCCGTGGTCGGTGTGGCTGTTCTGGGATCCGGGATGGCAGTTCAAGAACTGGTACGTGAACCTCGAAGAGCCGCGCGCACGTTGGGCCGGAGGCATCGATTCCGAGGATCATTTTCTGGACATCTCTGTGCGACCGGACCGCAGTTGGAGCTGGCACGACGAGGATGAGTTCGCACAGGCCCAGCGCGCCGGACTGATGGGGGAGGCAAAAGCGCAGGAAGTGCGGGCCGCGGGGCTCGCCGCGATCGAGGTGATCCGCGCGTGGGGTGCACCTTTTTCGGACAACTGGCAGCAGTGGCGGCCCGATCCGGACTGGGGCATTCCGCCCCTTCCGGATGACTGGGACCGCACGCCCGCGCATGTGACGTCATGA